In the genome of Pongo pygmaeus isolate AG05252 chromosome 9, NHGRI_mPonPyg2-v2.0_pri, whole genome shotgun sequence, one region contains:
- the FAM89B gene encoding leucine repeat adapter protein 25 isoform X2, which yields MNGLPSAEAPGGAGCALAGLPPLPRGLSGLLNASGGSWRELERVYSQRSRIHDELSRAARAPDGPRHAVGAANAGPAAGPRRPVNLDSALAALRKEMLSAGGTAAVGHVPVVPAVGPVRVNPGLQTPMPRPELLPGPVILPPFGQLLPTGCGPV from the exons ATGAACGGGCTGCCCTCGGCAGAGGCGCCGGGCGGGGCGGGCTGCGCCTTGGCGGGGCTCCCACCGCTGCCGCGCGGCCTCAGCGGCCTCCTTAATGCGAGCGGGGGCTCGTGGCGGGAGCTGGAGCGCGTCTACAGCCAGCGCAGCCGCATCCACGACGAGCTGAGCCGCGCCGCCCGCGCCCCGGACGGGCCCCGCCACGCCGTCGGCGCCGCCAACGCGGGACCCGCAGCCGGCCCACGTCGTCCTGTCAACCTCGATTCAGCGCTGGCTGCGCTGCGCAAGGAGATG TTGTCTGCAGGTGGGACTGCGGCAGTTGGACATGTCCCTGTTGTGCCAGCTGTGGGGCCTGTACGAGTCAATCCAGGACTACAAACACCTATGCCAAGACCTGAGCTTCTGCCAGGACCTGTCATCCTCCCTCCATTCGGACAGCTCCTACCCACCGGATGCGGGCCTGTCTGA
- the FAM89B gene encoding leucine repeat adapter protein 25 isoform X1, with amino-acid sequence MNGLPSAEAPGGAGCALAGLPPLPRGLSGLLNASGGSWRELERVYSQRSRIHDELSRAARAPDGPRHAVGAANAGPAAGPRRPVNLDSALAALRKEMVGLRQLDMSLLCQLWGLYESIQDYKHLCQDLSFCQDLSSSLHSDSSYPPDAGLSDDEEPPDASLPPDPPPLTVPQTHNARDQWLQDAFHISL; translated from the exons ATGAACGGGCTGCCCTCGGCAGAGGCGCCGGGCGGGGCGGGCTGCGCCTTGGCGGGGCTCCCACCGCTGCCGCGCGGCCTCAGCGGCCTCCTTAATGCGAGCGGGGGCTCGTGGCGGGAGCTGGAGCGCGTCTACAGCCAGCGCAGCCGCATCCACGACGAGCTGAGCCGCGCCGCCCGCGCCCCGGACGGGCCCCGCCACGCCGTCGGCGCCGCCAACGCGGGACCCGCAGCCGGCCCACGTCGTCCTGTCAACCTCGATTCAGCGCTGGCTGCGCTGCGCAAGGAGATG GTGGGACTGCGGCAGTTGGACATGTCCCTGTTGTGCCAGCTGTGGGGCCTGTACGAGTCAATCCAGGACTACAAACACCTATGCCAAGACCTGAGCTTCTGCCAGGACCTGTCATCCTCCCTCCATTCGGACAGCTCCTACCCACCGGATGCGGGCCTGTCTGACGACGAGGAGCCTCCCGATGCCAGCCTGCCTCCTGACCCGCCACCTCTTACCGTGCCCCAGACGCACAATGCCCGTGACCAGTGGCTGCAGGATGCCTTCCACATCAGCCTCTGA